CATGAATGTAACGATGAGCGGGATTATTTTTGTCTAATTGCACTTTGCCATCTTTAATTTTAGGGCTTATCGTTATCTCCTTTAGTTTTTTTTCAGATAAAGACAAACCCTTATATGTATTTACTTCTTTTTTTGCTAATGAAGGCATTTGCTGACCCTCCTCTTGAGGACTATTCTTGTCCATATCTTACCACCTCCATAGTTCGGCTACAAGACTCTATGTCTAGTTTTGCCAATTTAGAAGGAGATAATTATAGACATATTCGAAGGGCGCAGACAAGTCCAATATGATTTAAAGGGCAGCTTACTCAGGCCGCGGACTTCTTGGCGGCTTGGGTCCGAAGAATTGATAATAATGGCATTCCAGGCGGCCGTTGTAAAGCTTTCTGCTCTTATCCCAGCGACGGCCGATCAGGAGCTCGGGATGTTTATCCGTGGTGATCATATGCAAGGACCAGGTTGCCAAGCTCTTGAAGATCTCGCCAAGATCTTTATAGAGCTGTTTGACTTCCTCTTCCTCACCCAAACGCTCTCCATAAGGAGGGTTCGTGATCAGATGGCCGTATTGGAACCGAGAGCGGACTTCGGCAGCAGGCAAGCGTTGGAAGAAGATTTTATCCGTCAGTCCGGCATCTTCACAATGAGCCCGGGCCAGCTGAAGGGCTTTGAGATCGATATCCGAACCATAAATATGGAGTTCCTGATCCCGATTATAGAGGTCTTCAGCTTCTTCACGGGCTTCCTGCCAAAATTTCTCCTTAATATTGGGCCATTTCTCAGCGATAAAGTCTCTCTTTAAACCTGGTGCACGATTAAGGGCGATCATAGCGGCTTCGATAGGAATAGTTCCCGTGCCGCAGCAAGGATCAATTAAGGCACGGTCCGCTTTCCAATAGCTGAGATTGATCATAGCGGCGGCTAAGGTTTCTTTTAAAGGGGCTTGCCCGGCCAACCTGCGATAGCTCCGTTTGTGCAGCCCGGCGCCGGAAGTGTCGATGGTAAGGGTAACGACATCCTTTAAAAGAGCGACTTCGATTTTATACTTGGGGCCGGTTTCTTTAAACCAACTGATGCCGTAAACATCTTTGAGCCGTTCTACGACAGCTTTTTTAACAATAGCCTGGCAATCGGAAACGCTG
This genomic window from Desulfitobacterium chlororespirans DSM 11544 contains:
- a CDS encoding THUMP domain-containing class I SAM-dependent RNA methyltransferase — protein: MMKGDTALAKLELIATSAFGIESIVNRELHNLGYTETQVENGKITFAANELGICRTNLWLRSAERVLLKMGEFKATTFEELFQQTKALPWEEWLPIDAEFPVEGKSIKSKLFSVSDCQAIVKKAVVERLKDVYGISWFKETGPKYKIEVALLKDVVTLTIDTSGAGLHKRSYRRLAGQAPLKETLAAAMINLSYWKADRALIDPCCGTGTIPIEAAMIALNRAPGLKRDFIAEKWPNIKEKFWQEAREEAEDLYNRDQELHIYGSDIDLKALQLARAHCEDAGLTDKIFFQRLPAAEVRSRFQYGHLITNPPYGERLGEEEEVKQLYKDLGEIFKSLATWSLHMITTDKHPELLIGRRWDKSRKLYNGRLECHYYQFFGPKPPRSPRPE